The Gordonia sp. KTR9 genome contains a region encoding:
- a CDS encoding ABC transporter permease, which produces MTTIEHTPDVSATVPGIPRKRPTMQWFGDTGGVLVAFGLLILVAAVSQPSFFTWSNLMNIVGANSVALALALGSTFVIIAGGIDLSVVSMSAAAGMGFGLLLQAGAPAVICVVGALACGAVLGIINGILVARAKISFLVVTLGMASIAASIALLADDGATINVFDVPAFGAISTFATGQVGSIPIILVFDVVLVLLAAGVLGYTRFGRSVFAVGSNADAARLNGINVRNIKTGVYALAGLSAGVAAIVQVGRLTGASPQIDPALLNGVLAAVLIGGTSFTGGKGSIWGTVIGVLFLGVVQNAMTLADISSFWRQAVNGVLLIAAVGLGVVRTSGGFDKVVRVLTPRREAMPHG; this is translated from the coding sequence CACAATCGAGCACACCCCGGATGTGTCCGCGACCGTTCCGGGTATTCCCCGCAAACGACCGACCATGCAGTGGTTCGGCGACACCGGCGGTGTCCTGGTCGCTTTCGGCCTTCTCATCCTGGTGGCGGCCGTGAGCCAGCCGAGCTTCTTCACATGGTCGAATCTCATGAACATCGTGGGCGCCAACAGCGTTGCGCTCGCGCTGGCCCTCGGATCGACGTTCGTCATCATCGCGGGCGGTATCGACCTGTCGGTCGTGTCCATGAGCGCCGCCGCCGGAATGGGATTCGGCTTGTTGCTGCAGGCCGGTGCCCCTGCGGTGATCTGCGTCGTGGGCGCGCTGGCGTGCGGTGCCGTACTCGGGATCATCAACGGGATCCTCGTGGCTCGGGCGAAGATCTCGTTCCTCGTGGTCACTCTCGGTATGGCGTCGATCGCGGCCAGCATCGCGTTGCTCGCCGACGACGGTGCCACGATCAACGTCTTCGACGTGCCGGCCTTCGGTGCCATCAGCACATTCGCGACCGGTCAGGTCGGATCGATTCCGATCATCCTCGTCTTCGACGTCGTCCTGGTCCTGCTCGCGGCGGGAGTCCTCGGCTACACCAGATTCGGCCGGTCGGTCTTCGCCGTCGGTTCCAACGCGGATGCCGCCCGCCTCAACGGCATCAACGTCAGGAACATCAAGACCGGTGTCTACGCACTGGCGGGTCTGTCCGCCGGCGTCGCGGCCATCGTTCAGGTGGGTCGACTGACCGGGGCGTCCCCACAGATCGACCCCGCCCTGCTCAACGGGGTCCTGGCCGCGGTGCTGATCGGCGGCACTTCGTTCACCGGCGGCAAGGGAAGCATCTGGGGGACCGTGATCGGCGTTCTCTTCCTGGGCGTCGTGCAGAACGCGATGACGCTCGCCGACATCTCGAGTTTCTGGCGCCAGGCGGTCAACGGTGTACTACTCATCGCCGCAGTGGGGCTCGGGGTGGTGCGCACGTCCGGTGGGTTCGACAAGGTGGTGCGGGTTCTCACCCCACGCCGGGAAGCGATGCCTCATGGCTGA